A DNA window from Sphingomonas changnyeongensis contains the following coding sequences:
- a CDS encoding TorF family putative porin: MHPAGLCGRALLPALLLGGVTAAPAAADMTDPPPALDLSAGVTLASDFRLRGLSLSNRRASIGATIDASHISGLHAQLRAASLSGPAARGADALVELAAGYRTMAGPVELDLGARYFAFAGSTGTTDVIEPYAALGYDIGPVSLSASAHYAPRQRTLAAGTTGRERRADNLYLRAGLDLGVPGTPLTLAAHIGRDTGSGQLTLARRYTEWGLGLRHSLGPLTLALDYADSNAGLQLANGRRPGGAGLIARATLDF; encoded by the coding sequence ATGCATCCGGCAGGACTGTGCGGGCGCGCCCTGCTGCCGGCGCTGCTGCTCGGCGGGGTTACGGCCGCCCCGGCAGCGGCGGACATGACCGATCCGCCCCCCGCGCTCGATCTCAGCGCAGGCGTGACGCTGGCGAGCGATTTCCGGCTGCGCGGCCTGTCGCTGTCGAACAGGCGGGCAAGCATCGGCGCGACGATCGACGCCAGCCATATCTCCGGTCTGCATGCGCAGTTGCGCGCGGCGAGCCTGTCCGGCCCGGCGGCGCGCGGCGCCGATGCGTTGGTCGAGCTGGCCGCCGGCTACCGGACGATGGCCGGCCCGGTCGAACTCGATCTGGGGGCGCGCTATTTCGCCTTTGCCGGGAGCACGGGGACGACCGATGTCATCGAGCCTTACGCGGCGCTTGGCTATGACATCGGGCCGGTGAGCCTCAGCGCCTCGGCCCATTATGCGCCGCGCCAGCGCACTCTGGCGGCCGGCACGACCGGGCGCGAGCGGCGGGCCGACAATCTCTATCTGCGTGCCGGGCTGGACCTCGGCGTGCCGGGCACCCCGCTGACGCTCGCCGCGCATATCGGGCGCGACACCGGCAGCGGGCAGCTGACGCTCGCGCGCCGCTACACCGAATGGGGGCTTGGTCTGCGCCACAGCCTCGGCCCGCTCACGCTCGCGCTCGATTATGCCGACAGCAATGCCGGGCTGCAGCTGGCAAATGGCCGACGCCCGGGCGGGGCCGGGCTGATCGCGCGGGCGACGCTCGATTTCTGA
- a CDS encoding right-handed parallel beta-helix repeat-containing protein, translating to MTVITVTDRAQLDAALARASGGETILLAPGSYGTLALNSRSFAADVTIASADAGNPARLDGVHVNGSRNILFRGLDIGRALAPGEPEWTQLATVTNAENIRFDSVSLHGSLDGNAGNDGWGLYVTGTRGFALTGSNVQELMRAFVIEQSSDIRIADNLIHRIRSDGGDFAAVDGVVIENNLYRDFQPSAGDHADAIQFWTAGQTRGSSNVLIRNNVVLQGNGTGTQGIFIRDEQGRLPHSNVRIENNLIYSSDQFEGISVEGAIGVAIIGNTVVSPTSDAKRLWIRVDRVDGALIARNVTDDLLIGTATGLAQSDNAVLHGLDGQDVFLPRINAGAGAAIADLIVPGMGFQPGALPVWPGAQPQPAPSPAPTPSQPVPSQPAPSDPDTPQTGGRPALPPAELPTPWPEADMPFIRGGTGNDWLTGGDAAEWLTGVADADGRLGRGSIDRLTGGGGPDVFALGDARGRFYDDGQSRRGGRGDYGQILDFSAGDRIMLAGAPGDYVFRKGRVGGLAGIEILHDSNGNGRADSRDELIGHVAGVPDLPLDAFIFG from the coding sequence ATGACCGTCATCACCGTCACTGACCGCGCGCAGCTTGATGCGGCGCTTGCCCGCGCCAGCGGTGGCGAAACGATCCTGCTCGCGCCCGGCAGCTATGGCACGCTGGCGCTCAACAGCCGCAGCTTTGCCGCCGACGTCACCATTGCCTCGGCCGATGCCGGCAATCCGGCGCGGCTCGACGGTGTGCATGTCAACGGATCGCGCAACATCCTGTTCCGCGGGCTCGACATCGGCCGCGCGCTCGCGCCGGGCGAGCCGGAATGGACCCAGCTCGCGACGGTCACGAATGCGGAGAATATCCGCTTCGACAGCGTGTCGCTGCACGGCTCGCTCGACGGCAATGCCGGCAATGACGGCTGGGGCCTTTATGTGACCGGCACGCGCGGCTTTGCGCTCACCGGCTCCAATGTGCAGGAGTTGATGCGCGCCTTTGTGATCGAACAGTCGAGCGACATCCGCATCGCCGACAACCTCATTCACCGCATCCGCAGCGACGGCGGCGATTTCGCCGCGGTCGACGGGGTGGTGATCGAGAACAATCTCTACCGTGATTTCCAGCCATCGGCCGGCGACCACGCCGACGCCATCCAGTTCTGGACGGCGGGCCAAACGCGCGGATCGAGCAACGTGCTCATTCGCAACAATGTCGTGCTGCAGGGCAATGGCACCGGCACCCAGGGTATTTTCATCCGCGACGAACAGGGCCGGCTGCCGCACAGCAATGTGCGGATCGAAAACAACCTCATCTATTCATCCGACCAGTTCGAGGGCATTTCGGTCGAAGGCGCGATCGGCGTCGCGATCATCGGGAACACCGTGGTGTCGCCGACCAGCGACGCCAAAAGGCTGTGGATCCGGGTCGACCGGGTCGACGGCGCGCTGATCGCCCGCAACGTGACCGACGATCTGCTGATCGGCACCGCGACCGGGCTTGCGCAGAGCGACAATGCCGTGCTGCACGGGCTTGACGGTCAGGATGTGTTCCTGCCGCGCATCAATGCCGGGGCGGGAGCGGCCATTGCCGATCTGATCGTCCCCGGCATGGGTTTCCAGCCGGGCGCGCTGCCGGTCTGGCCGGGCGCACAGCCCCAGCCCGCACCTTCACCCGCACCCACGCCGTCCCAGCCTGTCCCTTCCCAGCCGGCCCCATCTGACCCGGACACCCCGCAGACCGGCGGCAGGCCCGCGCTGCCCCCTGCCGAGCTGCCCACCCCCTGGCCCGAGGCGGACATGCCGTTCATTCGCGGCGGCACCGGCAATGACTGGCTGACCGGCGGCGATGCTGCCGAATGGCTGACCGGGGTGGCCGATGCCGATGGCCGGCTGGGGCGGGGCAGCATCGACCGGCTGACCGGCGGCGGCGGGCCCGATGTGTTCGCGCTCGGCGATGCGCGCGGCCGCTTTTACGATGACGGCCAGAGCCGCCGCGGCGGGCGCGGCGATTATGGCCAGATCCTCGATTTTTCAGCCGGCGACCGCATCATGCTGGCGGGCGCGCCCGGCGATTATGTGTTCCGCAAGGGCCGGGTCGGCGGGCTGGCGGGGATCGAGATCCTGCACGACAGCAACGGCAATGGCCGGGCCGACAGCCGGGACGAGCTGATCGGCCATGTTGCGGGCGTGCCGGACCTGCCGCTCGACGCGTTCATCTTCGGCTGA
- a CDS encoding ammonium transporter codes for MIAKSLAGLGLALFAALPAWAQGAAASAIPEPSVDKGDVAWMLVSSALVLMMSAPGLALFYGGLVRTKNMLSVLTQVFMIVCLVAVIWVCWGYSIAFTEGNAFFGGLGKLFLKGVDASSQAATFSNGVYIPEYVFICFQMTFACITPALIVGAFAERVKFSALMLFVTLWVTLIYFPMAHMVWYWDGPDAIAKAALAGADAVAAANGHAGFLFQMGALDFAGGTVVHINAGVAGLVGAIMLGKRLGYPRDPMPPHSLTMTMIGASLLWVGWFGFNAGSNLEANGVTAVAFINTFVATAAAALSWVLVEQATGGKPSLLGAVTGAVAGLVAVTPASGFAGPMGAVVLGLIVSPICFFFVAKVKVKLGYDDSLDVFGVHCVGGIVGALATGILVDPALGGQGVADYASQPGTAVFAYAGVAAQLWTQAKAVLFTLAWSGIGSAILYFAVDKIIGLRAGDEEQHAGLDISDHGERAYNY; via the coding sequence ATGATTGCAAAGTCGTTGGCGGGCCTCGGGCTTGCGCTGTTTGCGGCGCTGCCGGCCTGGGCGCAGGGGGCTGCGGCCTCCGCGATACCCGAGCCGAGCGTGGACAAGGGGGACGTGGCCTGGATGCTGGTGTCGTCGGCGCTGGTGCTGATGATGTCGGCCCCGGGCCTCGCGCTGTTCTATGGTGGGCTGGTGCGCACCAAGAACATGCTGTCGGTGCTGACCCAGGTGTTCATGATCGTCTGTCTGGTCGCGGTGATCTGGGTGTGCTGGGGCTACAGCATCGCCTTTACCGAGGGGAATGCGTTCTTCGGCGGCCTGGGCAAGCTCTTCCTCAAGGGTGTCGATGCCAGCTCGCAGGCGGCGACCTTCTCCAACGGCGTCTATATTCCCGAATATGTGTTCATCTGTTTCCAGATGACCTTTGCCTGCATCACCCCGGCGCTGATCGTCGGGGCGTTTGCGGAACGGGTGAAGTTTTCCGCGCTGATGCTGTTCGTGACGCTGTGGGTCACGCTGATCTATTTTCCGATGGCGCACATGGTCTGGTATTGGGACGGGCCTGACGCGATCGCCAAGGCGGCGCTCGCCGGGGCGGACGCGGTCGCCGCCGCCAATGGCCATGCCGGCTTCCTGTTCCAGATGGGCGCGCTCGATTTCGCCGGCGGCACCGTGGTGCACATCAATGCCGGCGTCGCCGGGCTGGTCGGGGCGATCATGCTCGGCAAGCGGCTCGGCTATCCGCGCGATCCGATGCCGCCGCATTCGCTGACCATGACGATGATCGGCGCGTCGCTGCTGTGGGTTGGCTGGTTCGGCTTCAACGCCGGGTCAAATCTTGAGGCGAATGGCGTGACCGCGGTTGCGTTCATCAACACCTTCGTCGCCACGGCTGCCGCCGCGCTCAGCTGGGTGCTGGTTGAACAGGCAACCGGCGGCAAGCCGTCGCTGCTCGGCGCGGTCACCGGCGCGGTGGCCGGTCTGGTGGCGGTGACGCCCGCCTCGGGCTTTGCCGGGCCGATGGGCGCGGTGGTGCTGGGGCTGATCGTTTCGCCGATCTGCTTCTTCTTCGTCGCCAAGGTGAAGGTGAAGCTTGGCTATGACGATTCGCTTGACGTGTTCGGTGTCCATTGTGTCGGCGGGATCGTCGGCGCGCTGGCGACCGGCATCCTGGTTGATCCCGCGCTCGGCGGGCAGGGCGTTGCCGATTATGCCAGTCAGCCGGGGACGGCGGTGTTCGCCTATGCCGGCGTCGCAGCCCAGCTCTGGACACAGGCCAAGGCCGTGCTGTTCACCCTGGCCTGGTCGGGCATCGGGTCCGCCATTCTGTATTTCGCCGTCGATAAGATCATCGGGCTGCGTGCTGGCGACGAAGAACAGCATGCCGGCCTCGACATTTCCGATCATGGCGAGCGTGCGTATAACTACTGA
- a CDS encoding zinc-finger domain-containing protein, with translation MIPPPETLRVSTRRVACDGSGHGIDPALGHPRVFIEIDERGYGECGYCDRRFVLIGGPADNEGSAAH, from the coding sequence ATGATCCCGCCCCCCGAAACCCTCCGCGTGTCCACCCGCCGCGTCGCCTGTGACGGCTCCGGCCATGGCATCGACCCCGCGCTCGGCCATCCGCGCGTGTTCATCGAAATCGACGAACGCGGCTATGGCGAATGCGGTTATTGCGACCGTCGCTTCGTGCTGATCGGCGGCCCGGCCGACAATGAGGGTTCCGCCGCCCATTGA
- the tldD gene encoding metalloprotease TldD — protein MTPSPDPRSADPRAVLYGGDLDPDTALALTRAALNGVDDGELYLQYQASESFGFDDGRLKTADYSTSSGFGLRGVAGETTAFAHANELSAAAIRRAAETMRVLDPGQAAAPAPPRTNRHLYTGHDPIGLVPFADKVALCQTIDAAARARDPRVAQVSVGLSASWSVVEIVRADGFVATDVRPLVRLNIAIVAEHNGRRETGSFGMGGRYLYDRLFTEDQWQRGIDQALAQALINLDSVAAPAGEMPVLLGPGWPGILLHEAIGHGLEGDFNRKGTSAFAGRIGERVAAPGVTVVDDGSIADRRGSLSIDDEGTPTGRTVLIEDGILKGYMQDRLNARLMGVAPTGNGRRQSYAHAPMPRMTNTFMLGGSDYPGEMLARVKSGIFAKSFGGGQVDIVSGKFVFSCTEAYLIENGRLGAPIKGATLIGDGPSALTRVQAIGNDFALDEGIGVCGKGGQSVPAGVGQPSLLLDGLTVGGTQAR, from the coding sequence ATGACCCCGTCCCCCGATCCGCGCTCCGCCGATCCGCGCGCCGTCCTTTATGGCGGCGACCTTGATCCCGATACCGCGCTTGCGCTCACCCGCGCGGCGCTGAACGGCGTCGATGACGGCGAACTCTATCTGCAATATCAGGCGAGCGAGAGCTTCGGTTTCGATGACGGGCGGCTGAAAACCGCCGACTATTCGACCAGCTCGGGCTTCGGCCTGCGCGGTGTGGCGGGCGAGACGACCGCCTTTGCCCATGCCAATGAGTTGAGCGCCGCCGCCATCCGCCGCGCGGCTGAAACGATGCGCGTGCTTGATCCCGGCCAGGCTGCCGCGCCCGCGCCGCCGCGCACCAACCGGCATCTCTATACCGGCCATGATCCCATCGGGCTGGTGCCCTTTGCCGACAAGGTGGCGCTGTGCCAGACGATCGATGCGGCCGCCCGCGCCCGCGATCCGCGCGTCGCGCAGGTGTCGGTCGGGCTGTCGGCAAGCTGGTCGGTGGTCGAAATCGTCCGCGCCGACGGGTTTGTCGCCACCGATGTCCGCCCGCTCGTCCGGCTCAACATCGCGATCGTCGCCGAACACAATGGCCGGCGCGAAACCGGATCGTTCGGCATGGGCGGCCGCTATCTCTACGACCGGCTGTTCACCGAGGACCAGTGGCAGCGCGGGATCGACCAGGCGCTCGCCCAGGCGCTGATCAACCTCGACTCGGTCGCGGCACCCGCCGGGGAAATGCCGGTGCTGCTGGGTCCGGGCTGGCCCGGCATTCTGCTGCACGAAGCTATCGGCCATGGGCTGGAAGGCGATTTCAACCGCAAGGGCACATCGGCCTTTGCCGGGCGCATTGGCGAGCGGGTGGCGGCACCGGGCGTGACCGTGGTCGATGACGGATCAATCGCCGACCGGCGCGGCTCGCTGTCGATCGACGATGAAGGCACGCCCACCGGCCGCACCGTGCTGATCGAGGACGGCATCCTCAAAGGCTATATGCAGGACCGGCTAAACGCGCGGCTGATGGGCGTGGCCCCCACCGGCAATGGCCGCCGCCAATCCTATGCCCATGCACCGATGCCGCGCATGACCAACACCTTCATGCTCGGCGGCAGCGACTATCCGGGCGAGATGCTCGCGCGTGTCAAATCGGGCATTTTCGCCAAGAGCTTTGGCGGCGGCCAGGTCGACATCGTGTCGGGCAAGTTCGTGTTTTCCTGCACCGAGGCCTATCTGATCGAAAATGGCCGGCTGGGCGCGCCGATCAAGGGCGCGACGCTGATCGGCGACGGGCCGAGCGCGCTCACCCGCGTGCAGGCGATCGGCAATGATTTCGCGCTCGACGAAGGCATTGGCGTGTGCGGCAAGGGCGGCCAGTCGGTTCCCGCCGGGGTCGGCCAGCCCAGCCTGCTGCTCGACGGGTTGACCGTGGGCGGCACCCAGGCGCGCTGA
- the lspA gene encoding signal peptidase II, which translates to MAEPGVQAAPEAADAGAGRLRATGLALAGGVFLIDQLVKYWVIGPLALQLHGQIVLLPVFNLTWVQNYGVSLGFLTASSDLARWALVAMTGLIATGVLVWMWRERSRADVWALGAVLGGAAGNILDRIRFGYVVDFLDLHFGDFRPFLVFNVADAAITIGVLTLLGRALLVRRDNDSSETIDA; encoded by the coding sequence GTGGCTGAGCCGGGCGTTCAGGCCGCGCCCGAGGCGGCGGATGCCGGGGCCGGGCGGCTGCGCGCCACCGGGCTCGCACTGGCCGGGGGCGTGTTCCTGATCGACCAGCTGGTCAAATATTGGGTGATCGGGCCGCTCGCGCTCCAGCTGCATGGCCAGATCGTGCTGCTGCCGGTGTTCAACCTCACCTGGGTGCAGAATTATGGCGTCTCGCTCGGCTTTCTGACCGCGAGCAGCGATCTGGCGCGCTGGGCGCTCGTTGCGATGACCGGGCTGATCGCAACCGGCGTGCTCGTCTGGATGTGGCGCGAGCGCAGCCGGGCCGATGTCTGGGCGCTGGGCGCGGTGCTGGGCGGGGCGGCGGGAAACATTCTCGACCGCATTCGCTTTGGCTATGTGGTTGATTTTCTCGACCTTCATTTCGGGGATTTTCGCCCCTTTTTGGTCTTCAATGTGGCCGATGCCGCGATTACGATCGGCGTCCTTACGCTGCTCGGGCGCGCGCTGCTCGTTCGCCGCGATAATGATTCTTCGGAGACGATCGATGCGTAA
- a CDS encoding DUF6733 family protein — translation MKMISKNVLLRAMCMTLAGIAAPAVAQERESSYTVALNQDSFFGFYPTFSGSIPTGEKTDFTFYGIFWTKPAFGLNPTNTGDDLWTEFGVGVNFNLADGKLKVKPQIGLTNGALLSGGSVNAAGVVQGAKFADGVVPSLTVNYADEKVEAEFYAGYYAALRNRGGDAALDFLHTWTNVGYKFSDKASAGLHYELLSNTRNTYPGGSTARVYQWVGPYVQFSLPKGFYARFTGGADVESGNAGDFYKMSIGMTF, via the coding sequence ATGAAGATGATCAGCAAGAACGTTTTGCTCCGGGCCATGTGCATGACGCTGGCCGGCATCGCCGCCCCGGCGGTCGCCCAGGAGCGGGAGTCGAGCTACACGGTCGCCCTGAACCAGGACAGTTTCTTCGGCTTCTACCCGACGTTCAGCGGGTCGATCCCCACCGGGGAAAAGACCGATTTCACGTTCTACGGCATTTTCTGGACCAAGCCGGCCTTCGGGCTCAACCCGACCAACACCGGCGATGATCTGTGGACCGAGTTCGGCGTCGGGGTGAACTTCAACCTTGCCGATGGCAAGCTGAAGGTGAAGCCGCAGATCGGCCTCACCAACGGCGCGCTGCTGTCGGGCGGTTCGGTCAACGCCGCCGGGGTGGTGCAGGGCGCGAAGTTCGCCGATGGCGTGGTGCCGAGCCTGACGGTCAACTATGCCGATGAGAAGGTCGAGGCGGAGTTCTATGCCGGCTATTATGCCGCGCTGCGCAACCGCGGCGGCGATGCGGCGCTCGACTTCCTCCACACCTGGACCAATGTCGGCTACAAGTTCAGCGACAAGGCATCGGCTGGCCTGCATTATGAGCTGCTGTCGAACACCCGCAACACCTATCCCGGCGGGTCCACCGCGCGCGTCTATCAGTGGGTCGGCCCCTATGTGCAGTTCAGCCTGCCCAAGGGCTTTTATGCCCGCTTCACCGGCGGGGCAGATGTCGAGAGCGGCAATGCCGGTGATTTCTACAAGATGAGCATCGGCATGACGTTCTGA
- a CDS encoding TorF family putative porin, with the protein MRAYLGGLAFVAALSASPAMAQDGEATPAFTVTGTAALLSDYRFRGVSQSDKEMAVQAGLTLTHKSGLYAGAWGSNLAGWGTFGGANIELDLIAGYKTAISEKGAIDVGLTWYMYPGGADVTDFAEPYVKLSGTTGPVSLLAGVAYAPKQRALGNFSATPQSRGQKQDNLYVWGDAAAPIAGTPLTAKAHLGFSKGNPGLGPNGTSVAPTGEYLDWLLGLDFTVKNLTLGVAYADTDISRAESANLQPGFSKRGNGVTSIAGGTIIVSLTAAF; encoded by the coding sequence ATGCGCGCATATCTTGGTGGCTTGGCGTTTGTGGCGGCTCTGTCGGCGTCGCCGGCCATGGCTCAGGACGGCGAAGCGACGCCGGCTTTTACGGTGACGGGGACGGCGGCGCTGCTGTCCGATTACCGGTTTCGCGGCGTGTCGCAGAGCGACAAGGAAATGGCCGTGCAGGCCGGGCTCACCCTCACCCACAAAAGCGGGCTTTATGCCGGTGCCTGGGGATCGAATCTTGCCGGCTGGGGCACGTTCGGCGGTGCCAATATCGAGCTGGATCTGATCGCCGGCTATAAGACTGCGATCAGCGAGAAGGGCGCCATCGATGTCGGCCTGACCTGGTACATGTATCCCGGCGGCGCGGACGTGACCGATTTCGCCGAACCCTATGTCAAGCTGAGCGGGACGACCGGGCCTGTTTCGCTGCTTGCGGGCGTCGCCTACGCGCCCAAGCAGCGAGCGCTGGGCAATTTCTCGGCAACGCCGCAGAGCCGCGGGCAGAAGCAGGACAATCTTTATGTCTGGGGCGATGCCGCCGCGCCGATCGCGGGCACCCCGCTGACCGCCAAGGCGCATCTGGGCTTTTCAAAGGGCAATCCGGGGCTTGGCCCCAACGGCACCAGTGTTGCGCCAACCGGCGAATATCTCGACTGGCTCCTCGGCCTTGATTTCACCGTCAAGAATCTGACGCTGGGCGTCGCTTATGCCGATACCGACATTTCGCGGGCCGAAAGCGCCAATCTCCAGCCCGGCTTCAGCAAGCGCGGCAATGGCGTGACATCGATCGCCGGGGGCACGATCATCGTGTCGCTGACGGCGGCGTTCTGA
- a CDS encoding sensor histidine kinase encodes MAEDWTIAGRTARIASGVALAVMACAAATGLRMVAAPLLPPGFPFLTFFPAVVLVAFVAGPWAATLCAVLSGIAAALLFMPPGPAGPLSLAGLVALGMFASVAAVDIILIHLMKRAGNRLRAERERAARLYEEQRLLFQELQHRVANNMAFVASILSMHKRQVARDPGSATAAFDEAIERIHAIGRVHRRLYDPAAAGLSARDYLEQLARDSLALMNAGEVRLEVSAAELRLDLTRLVALSLIVAELMTNAVKHGLAGRPDGQIRITIAPSAPDRLALVVADDGPGLPDGFDPRTASGLGARIVQGLAAQLGGTIDWPRGQGGMVRIEFPA; translated from the coding sequence GTGGCTGAGGATTGGACGATTGCCGGCCGAACTGCCCGCATCGCGTCGGGCGTTGCGCTTGCGGTGATGGCCTGTGCGGCGGCCACGGGGCTGCGCATGGTCGCCGCGCCGCTGCTGCCGCCCGGATTCCCGTTCCTCACCTTCTTTCCGGCAGTCGTGCTTGTCGCGTTCGTGGCCGGGCCCTGGGCGGCAACGCTGTGCGCGGTCCTGTCGGGGATCGCGGCAGCGCTGTTGTTCATGCCCCCCGGTCCGGCCGGGCCGCTGTCCCTTGCCGGGCTGGTCGCGCTTGGCATGTTCGCCAGCGTCGCTGCGGTCGACATCATCCTCATCCACCTGATGAAACGGGCGGGCAACCGGCTGCGTGCCGAGCGCGAGCGCGCCGCCCGGCTGTATGAGGAGCAGCGGCTGCTGTTTCAGGAGCTGCAGCACCGCGTCGCCAACAACATGGCCTTTGTCGCCTCGATCCTGTCGATGCACAAACGGCAGGTCGCCCGCGATCCGGGGTCTGCGACCGCCGCATTCGACGAGGCGATCGAGCGCATCCACGCGATCGGCCGCGTCCACCGGCGGCTCTATGACCCGGCGGCCGCCGGCCTGTCGGCGCGCGACTATCTGGAACAGCTGGCGCGCGATTCGCTGGCGCTGATGAATGCGGGCGAGGTGCGGCTGGAGGTGAGCGCGGCCGAACTGCGCCTCGATCTGACCCGGCTGGTCGCGCTGTCGCTGATCGTCGCCGAACTGATGACCAATGCGGTCAAGCACGGTCTGGCGGGCCGCCCCGACGGGCAGATCCGCATCACCATCGCCCCCTCGGCGCCGGACCGGCTGGCGCTGGTCGTCGCCGATGACGGCCCGGGCCTGCCCGACGGATTCGATCCGCGCACCGCGAGCGGGCTGGGGGCGCGGATCGTCCAGGGGCTCGCCGCGCAGCTGGGCGGCACGATCGACTGGCCGCGCGGGCAGGGCGGTATGGTCAGGATCGAGTTTCCGGCCTGA
- a CDS encoding P-II family nitrogen regulator, which produces MKIVTAIIKPFQIDRVREALTALGVSGLTISEVRGFGRQKGQTEIYRGAEYTTNLVPKLKVEVVCAEAQVDAIVEAIQAAAVTGSIGDGKIFVQPIEQAVRIRTGETGDAAI; this is translated from the coding sequence ATGAAAATTGTCACAGCGATCATCAAACCCTTCCAGATCGATCGCGTCCGTGAGGCGCTGACCGCGCTGGGCGTGTCCGGACTGACGATCTCCGAGGTGCGCGGGTTCGGCCGGCAAAAGGGGCAGACCGAAATCTATCGGGGCGCCGAATACACGACCAATCTGGTGCCCAAGCTGAAGGTCGAAGTGGTGTGCGCCGAGGCCCAGGTCGACGCGATCGTCGAGGCCATTCAGGCGGCTGCCGTCACCGGGTCGATCGGCGACGGCAAGATTTTCGTTCAGCCGATCGAGCAGGCTGTCCGCATCCGCACCGGGGAGACGGGCGATGCGGCGATCTGA
- a CDS encoding DUF3035 domain-containing protein produces the protein MRNLVVLGMAALMLAGCGGSNAMSGRRGPDEFAAARRAPLVVPPDFALVPPTPGAPRPQEADSSTQALQALFGGAAPRSTVERVTLGQAGTDRAAAGIRSSAGDPGTVVVDKGQVTRDIIAAPEGDGQDARAAVPGTPPR, from the coding sequence ATGCGTAATCTTGTGGTTCTGGGCATGGCGGCGCTCATGCTCGCCGGTTGTGGCGGGTCGAACGCGATGAGCGGCCGCCGCGGCCCGGACGAATTCGCCGCCGCCCGGCGCGCGCCGCTGGTCGTGCCGCCCGATTTCGCGCTGGTGCCGCCGACGCCGGGCGCGCCGCGTCCGCAGGAAGCCGATTCGAGCACCCAGGCGCTGCAGGCGCTGTTCGGCGGCGCGGCACCGCGCAGCACGGTCGAGCGTGTGACGCTTGGCCAGGCGGGCACCGACCGCGCGGCGGCGGGCATCCGCTCGTCGGCCGGTGATCCGGGCACGGTGGTGGTCGACAAGGGGCAGGTGACCCGCGACATCATCGCCGCGCCCGAGGGCGATGGCCAGGATGCCCGCGCCGCCGTGCCGGGAACGCCGCCGCGCTGA
- a CDS encoding ABC transporter ATP-binding protein, with protein MDEAAISIQGLGKTYRGGKRALDGVSFDVPRGQIFGLLGPNGAGKSTLINILSGMVRKTEGRAAIWGFDIDAHPRNAKASIGIVPQEIVFDPFFTPLETLELFAGLYGVPRAERRSMELLRAVHLEDKANAYSRTLSGGMKRRLLVAKAMVHSPPVLVLDEPTAGVDIELRQQLWAYVRELNDRGVTVVLTTHYLEEAEELCDRIAIINHGRLIANEPTRELVGKAQEKRVEVTVDRDIAVPPAADCFEKIALRGERVLEITYSKAKVNAGQVLSAVQAAGLGIVDVTTREADLEDVFLSLTRAA; from the coding sequence ATGGATGAAGCGGCGATCTCGATTCAGGGGCTGGGCAAGACCTATCGTGGCGGCAAGCGGGCGCTGGACGGGGTCAGTTTCGATGTGCCGCGCGGCCAGATTTTCGGTCTGCTCGGCCCCAACGGCGCGGGCAAGTCGACGCTGATCAACATCCTGTCGGGCATGGTCCGCAAGACCGAGGGGCGGGCCGCGATCTGGGGCTTCGACATCGACGCGCATCCGCGCAACGCCAAGGCGTCGATCGGCATCGTGCCGCAGGAGATCGTCTTCGACCCCTTTTTCACGCCGCTCGAGACGCTGGAGCTGTTCGCGGGGCTGTATGGCGTCCCGCGCGCCGAGCGGCGCTCGATGGAGCTGCTGCGCGCCGTGCATCTGGAAGACAAGGCCAATGCCTATTCGCGCACCCTGTCGGGCGGGATGAAGCGGCGGCTGCTGGTCGCCAAGGCGATGGTCCATTCGCCGCCGGTGCTCGTCCTCGACGAGCCGACGGCGGGCGTCGACATCGAGCTTCGCCAGCAGCTCTGGGCCTATGTCCGCGAACTCAACGACCGTGGCGTCACCGTCGTCCTCACCACCCATTATCTGGAAGAGGCGGAGGAGCTGTGCGACCGCATCGCGATCATCAACCATGGCCGGCTGATCGCCAATGAGCCGACGCGCGAGCTGGTCGGCAAGGCGCAGGAAAAGCGGGTGGAGGTGACCGTCGACCGCGACATCGCCGTGCCGCCCGCCGCCGACTGTTTCGAAAAGATCGCCCTGCGCGGCGAACGGGTGCTCGAAATCACCTATTCCAAGGCCAAGGTGAATGCCGGGCAGGTGCTGTCCGCCGTCCAGGCCGCGGGGCTTGGCATCGTCGATGTGACGACGCGCGAGGCCGATCTCGAGGATGTGTTCCTGAGCCTGACACGCGCGGCCTGA